GAGTTGGTGATTAAAACGAGGCCCTGTATAGGACTACCAAACTAGATTTTCACACAGGCGTTCAGCCTCCAAATGAAAAGTCTCATAACTTGCATTCCACACACTCTGTAAGCCAACAATCCTATGAATATAGGTATCAAGTTTATATGACACGATTTTATTTGTCtgtattattagcaaataatAAGCATATTAAAGAGCAGCCGCAATCATAAAAGGATTCGACTTATTGCCAAAAATGTGCCAAATGAGGCTTCATCACGGTGGAAAGAATTAGGCCCAAATGCTTCTTGGTTAATTAGCCCATAGATAACAGTTTAGCTAAAAGCCCTTTCTCGAGATTTTTTTTCGTTTTAACGTACCACTCAGCGCATTATGATGATATAGACGATTTCAGAACAATGTTGGGGAAATGAGTGAATCGTTTTAAAGCCACGTAGGCTGACAGCTCTCTGAAATGGCATCCTGCGTCACCAGCTTCAAATCCGATTATGTGCCTCTGTATTTCAACAATCTAATGGATAGGCCGAGGCCTTCGCGCTGTCCTCTCGGTATCCAGTCAACAATTATTGTAAATGATTAGAAAAAGTAACTGTAGCATAAATACAGAAAGTCGTAATTCGAGACGATTGGTTTCAGCACTGGACNNNNNNNNNNNNNNNNNNNNNNNNNNNNNNNNNNNNNNccccccccccccccccctttcatcaGAACCATCCAGTCACACGAAACAACCAGCACCACCAACAACGACGATGATCATTTCACAGCTCTTTCATAATCATAAAAGCCTAATTAGACTTGGTGACGGTGGGATATGGGACCCGTCGCGGTCGCGATGAGGGACAAGTTGTGTTAGCCGTCACTCGTCCTGTACAAAGTTCATGCGTTTTTTGCATTCActtcacacgcacacgcacgtgcaccttctctctctatctatctttctctctcacacacacacacgtttctgtttttattttattttcaaaaggaaGAAAGTTTCAGAGTAAACTTTCACTTTaggagggaggtgtgtgtgtgtgtgtgtgtgggggcgcGGATGCAGCGATGAGGAAGGAAGTGTACTTTTATATTCCGGGAGGCAAACTTGATGACGTCTATAGCATCGTTAATGTGACATattggagagaggaggaggggaggggggaagtGGGGTGGGGAGGGCAAGGCTTATGATACATGGATAAAAATCCAAGACAATCACAGCACAAGACAAAAGTTTAGAGCAGCGCTATGCAGACGAACACACAGCGCACTTTCCCTCCGAGTTTTGGTCTGCCTGTGCGACTGGCTGAGTCCTGTTAATTGTGCCTCAAAGTGAGATAGGCAGTTCTGAGGGAAACATAAGGAGACGACGGAGGCGCTTCAGCCAGGAAAGAAGTGCCGTGAGAAAGAaaccgtctctctctctctctctctctcacacacacacacacacacactaccacagCCGCGCCCGGATCACATCCTACAGCACAGCGCTCTCCCTGCTTCCCTGCTATAGGTATGTGCTTTATCTGCGGATTGTCTTAAATATCGGAGAAATTCATTGATGGAGAGCGAGATAAAgtaatgctgctttttttttttttataaataacttTGGCACTGCATGCAAAGGGTTCAGTGTCAATTCCACGGTTAAACTTTTACGAAATGGGATGAGGAAAACAGATAAACATCTTTGGTCTGAGCAAACGGACGCTGGGTTAATATTAAACAGGCTTACATTTGGTCCAGCTTTGTAGCTTGTGATAAGAGAACTAGCACAGCATGTGAATTCGACAGAACAAAGAGCGAGCATGTTGTTTCTATAGGAGTGACTAACCTGTTTAATGTTGcgtctgttttttgtgtttctaacAGCATGGCCAGTTCGAGTAAAGCGACTTTAATCTTGCTCGTCTACGGAATCTTAATGCACTACAGCGTCTTCTGCACACCTATCGGACTAAGTTACCCTAAGATTAGGTAGGTGACATTGCTTTATGAGTCTTTATAACCTGATTATAGTATCATCATAATATCTAACATCATTTTTTGTTCAATGATGGCATTCCATTGGGATGAATGATTATATCCTATTTAAGGAGGTGGgcactttttttctaatttctaaGTGTGCGTAATTGCGCACAAAGTATGCGCGCAATTTAAAATCCCAGAATTGAGAGGAATGGCCAAAGGAAATACAGTTATTTTACCATACGGAAATGTAAATCTTGAGTGGTAAATGACAATGGAAATTGCGTAGAGGTATCTGTCCGGTGGGACGGTTCACAGAACTCCCCTTCTTATAAATGAAAGTGCCGTCAATGCAACCGATAGCCCCTGGGATGACGGTGGGCTGGCGTCACCAAGGAGAGGCGAGGCAAGACGAATAGGAGAGCTCTATCCATATAAgatttattcttgtttttctgtgaaaagCATATCCATAATTTGGGCGTGGTTCTTATTGATTCTACTATTTGACTACCCGTTGCGCCattcttttaataaaatattggCTCCACGCCTACATTAACTGTGATCATTTTCACACCCATTGTTACGATTCTTAAATAATTAATGAGGGAGTAGTGttgacagcagcagcaccaagTTGGAATTACAAACAGATTTTCCccgatgaaaaaaaaaaatctatttatagaaagaaaaaatacattttagaaaacattttaagccatttatttattttttggtttataTTTGAAATAAGTCGttttctggttttatttttttttaaacatctgattttaaaacacaatgcattttttcttcGTTTTCTTCTCTTGTCTCTAATGCATTTAAAGTCCCAGTGATTTTAGAAACGGATGCAAGCATTTTGGCATTCTTTCACTGTTGCATCCCACTTGCGCACAGGTCATATTTATGATTAATGCTCTCCCTTTTGCAGACTTGAAAACGACGCCTTCGATGAGGATGGGAATTCATTATCCGACATGGGTTTTGATAGCGATCAGATTGCTATACGAAGCCCACCATCCTTAAACGACGACGCGTACACTCTCTACTACCCTCCAGAGAAGAGGTACATTTGCTTTCAGATCGCAGCTTAAGATTGAGCTGGATTccattttaatgacttttttgctGTTTGCGACACTGTTTGCTTGCTCTGTTTCCCCAAAGTTTCTCATGTTATTTGTTCAGTGTTATTTTCATACAAAGTAGCCTAAAATGTCTGATCCAAAAACGGTAATAAAAAAGCTCTGCAGATCCGGAAGGCTAGCCTGTGTGTGAACCGGCTATGAGGCTCCGATCTGATTACACCTGATGTGTTGTTGAACCTGTTGTTGGGTGGAGACATTTTTGGCTACTTTGAGTCATTTTGTGTGCGCTTTTTAGTTACTGATGATCTATGTGTTTTGGCGTTTTATCATCTCAGAACAGAAAGGCATGCTGAGGAAGAATTAGATAGAGCCTTGAGGGAGATCCTGGGTCAGTTAACAGCGAGACATTATCTGCATTCTCTGATGACAATTCGTGCAGGGTAAGGGCATTTCTTATAAGCGTTCACCTGcagtcatcattttttttatgttcctcCGCTGCACATGTCCAGGCTGCTGCATCACTGTCTATCGttttatgtgatgttttttttttcttctttttttctttttttttatctctataTTAAAATCGTCAACACATATTCTtttagtttctgtttttgttgtggcGAGGTAATCAGATTGCGTTCCCGATTAGTGTCCTCCTTCAGGTATGAGGGTCAGTTCTCTGAGACTAAAATACCCTTCAATTTCTATGTAATTAATAATCTAtacattgattttgttttctcaagctctgatttaaaaaaaaaacgtgtcagAATATGCAGTTGGCTGCAAATTAATAATGGATGGCTTTTCTAAAACGCTTAAAATCACTGTTTATTTTACACTGTCTTGCTTGCCTACTGccccttaaaaaaaagacaaaaaaagaaagaaaagagaattcATTGTTAACGATTGCAGGCAACTTTACATAATGGCAAGATTAAGAGATTATCAAAGCTAAAAACGTCAAACCAAAAAGAGCAGAAATCTGTTGAGAAGTTAAAGGCTGCAGCTTTATCTAACgctatttttggttttgtttgttttgtttgtttttcagtgaagAAAACAGCATGGAGGAAGAGTCAGAGCCCTTATCCAAAAGACATTCAGATGGGATCTTCACCGACAGCTACAGTCGCTATAGAAAGCAGATGGCCGTGCAGAAGTACCTGGCAGCGGTTCTGGGAAGAAGGTACAGACAGAGAGTTAGGAACAAAGGACGCCGACTTGCCTATTTGTAGCGTTGTTAAAGCGCCCAAACTGCCCTCCTGTGTATATACATCCAGTCGTTAAATCAAAGTCATTCAGATATATCTGACCAACCAGTGGATTGCGCCTGTGTTCTttcaacatgtatttatgtatgaaGTAAAgccattaaaatgaatattttaataataatatcgttttttttttctttttgtacaaAAGCACTTGAAACCGCACAGTTATACTTTGTGGaccaatattttattttcatgttaagctgtggaaaacaaatcaaaaatgatataaaaaaaagaagacatctgaagaaaaaaaagagataattgTGCACCTTCAATATTATGCGCTTGAAATCTTTAAAAGTCATCTACATatgcagaaaataaatagattttaaaaagacaatcaaaGTATTGAATGTTATACTTATTTTTGTAACCAACGTTCTATTTTTttagtgttgtttgttttccaaaCAGGCCCAAAGAAGCAGTGAGCATGCTATGTGAGGCATATCAGGCTTATCCTAAATGATAGATGATgcccttgccccccccccccccccccccttccgtGGGTTTGTATAGCTTGCTGCCCCTCCAGGGGATTTCAGATGGCTTTTGTTGAATAGCCTCCCATTTGCCAGAAACACTGATCGACTTACACGGCCATTCATGTAACTGGTGGTAAAACCCGACCCTCTTTTAAGCAGAAATTTAATTGCAGGCTTTTGTGAGGGCATTATTGCCTTTACTAAAGATAAAGGAAGCACTCAAGTTGCTGGTAACAGTATGCTGCACCCACTGCTTGCTCACTTGCCTCAAAGTCATTTACTGTAGGGCGATAAATCGTGCGTGATAGGACCGTGTAAAGAATGTTCCATGTGtgtattatgtacagtataggAATTACACAGTGCACATATTCATCTCAATGTTGTCTGTGTTCAGTCAACAGAATTATTTTGGAGAATGTTCTTCAACAGTTGTATTTGGGAAGCACTACAAATATTCAGAATGGACCCAGAACCTGTAAAGATGCAGGAAATAAAGCATTCTTGTGAAGAGGTGGAGAGGAAAGGTAGCATCTGAGTTACAGGAATATTTAACTCTTACTTCTTATTTATTGGTGCATGTGGAAACTGACACCTTACTAATTTTGCTTAGAAATTGCATGCCATCATGCTTTTTTGGATTGTGCTATTTGGGAGGTGGGCTGTGCTCAGCCTGTTTCAGCACCACTCCCTTTCCCCAGATGTGTTGGAAATGTGAACAAGGAGGGCTAGAGGTGGTGGAAACTGGTACTGCACTGACTTGTTGAATTTTTACCTCCCCTGCTGCTGTCATTGTGGATATCATCAGACAATACactggaccccccccccccttcgtTTTGCTGACTGCCTTTGTCCTGGAAgcagtttttaaagattattttgcttttagatCGCCGTGCTAAATTGTTGACTTGACAGTGCTGTGGTTTGTTGTTAAGACAAGGCTGATCTGTGTAGATATGGATCTATATCTATGTGTCTACCGAGGTTTTTGCAGTGACGTTGTGATATAGATTTGAGAAGAGTGttaggtgagagagagaaattgagaGGTATGCAtggtgaggaagagagagctggagacaaagagataatgtgtgtgtgtatgtgagagagagagagagagttacatAAGAGGCAAGTTACAGCACCCACAAGCCTGAGAGAGTTTGTCGCAGCTGGATACAGGAGCAAACGAGAGGCGAGTGCCGCCGCTGCCTCTCTCTACCTGCCAAAGTGACACCAGGGTCAATGAGTCTGATTACAAATATCAGATGTTGAATTCCCTTCACTTTGGCACCAGCAGAAGGATAAACAGTATGTGAGTGAAGCTGGACACTGAGTTTCCCTCTGGCACTAGAATGGAGGTGAATGAAATTCAAACCCTCCAGGAAAGGAAAATCCCACTGACTTTTATTAGGGAGACATCTTATGTATGTATTCAATATTATGCGAAAGCAGCTTTATGCACCCCTGCAATCCAATCAGTGTGGTCGCCCGCAGAAACTATCAACACAATCTTTCTTCAATTTGGCTTTGTCCAacaggctttgtgtgtgtgtgtgtgtgtgtgtgtgtgtctgtgtgtgtgtgtttgtgtgtgcgagtgtgtgtgtgtgtttaatgtttgtttgtgtgaaggaGTGACTGAACGCGCATGTGGAGCTGGAAACTGCTTTTGGCTTTGGTGCCTTGCTTCAAcgtgagaaaaaaatgagataaaaaatTCGCCACATGTGACAGATGGCAATTTTAGTGGCCCTACAATGCTGCAGTCCATTAGCTTACATTGAAACTCCCTTTGACTCTGTTTATTCGCTCAGCTTAGTCTGCCCCAAGAGTAGTAGAATtaggctttttctttttttaaagcatggcCAATGATTTATTgagtataaaaaagaaaaaaaaagaagagaatgtATATTTTGATGGAGCAGgcgatgtgtgtttgtgtgtgcatgagtttCGGGTGTTCAGTGTCTGTGAGAGTTGTGAACAATGGCCGGTGTTTGTTACTGTTGATTATGAGGTGTTGTTGATTATTTTGATATTGGTCAGTAATTTATTAATCAGAAAATAGCCCCAACATAttatttacaactttgtgcatcACTATTTAGAATAAAAGGGTTTCAGAACATGACAGAGATGTTATTCAGATCATAGAAAATGCGTGTTGTTGATATTTCTGAAAGCGCCAAACGCCTTACTTCAATGTTTAATCTCTTATCTAtctgaaaacaatgttttaaaagtgaaCCTTAGTACAAGTGACATGGTTATACACACAGGAGTCCTTATATGGGGTTTGACGTTTCTCAATGTTATGAAAGTGTTGTAAGATTTGTATTAATAAATTTTTGTAAACAACATTTTCTAACAATTGTCTAATCTTTGAAATATGTCACTTTTAAGATGATACATGTGCTGTGAGACAACGAAAGTACAGCAACGGTAGAGAAACAGCTGTAGCCTTGTTACACATCTTGACTACATTCTTTTGTTTGCATCAGAATAAAGCTTAAATCTACCTTTAAAAGATGAGTTCATGTGATCACCAAAGGCCACATTTCAGTCTGAGCAGAGACCGTCtcctgaaacaaacacaaaccttAAGACACATTACAGCCAATAAAGTGAAACATTCTCTAGCAACCACAGCAACAACTCTGCTCTATTCCAGTGTGTTTTGTAGACCTGAGGTCCTATCAAGTGAAATGTGTCTTTCTGTAGCCAGATaaacagaaatgaaatggaaaataagaGAGAAACTTGGTGCATTGCgcagaaatgaaaagagaaattaaCACTGAATTATGAACAAAAAACCAAAGTGAGGTATATTTGGTGTCTTTTATTGACCAATCCTAAGCACATCATGACAATTCGAGGTGGTTTTAGAATGTCATGATACAGTTTCTCAGACGGGGAAAAAGGTTGAATACATCTAAGTAAATGCATCAGTAGAAGAACCACCCAACGTATCCAAGGAGCTCGTCGAGATAAGCTACGACCCTTCCACAGAGCTGCCCTCCTCCAGGAACAGCACCACGTCTTTCCCCTCACTCCATCCTTGGCCTCGGAAGTGCAGCTGTGTCCCGTGGGAGAGGAGGATGGGTATGGCAaaggagtgagtgtgtgtgtgtgtgtgtgttctaaccCTCATCAGCcagaaagggtgtgtgtgtgtgcgcacatgcaCCAGAGCTCAACTAACCCAATCAGAAAAATGTTGCATGGCAACGGTCCACAAAGGGACACAGTGATGTATACTCATGTGtcaagtgtgtttgtatgtgtggaaAGCAAGTGAGGTAGAGAGATTgtaagtgtgcgtgtgttgtgtgtgtctatgtgtgtattttgctaTGTGTGTGCTCAACAAAGGCAGACTCTGAGCAGGCCTTGTATTGGGATGGGGTTCGACATTTgagcatacatacacacactgtctgtATATCACACTATCACAGGTAGTGTTGTAACAGCAACAGCCACTGGAACAGTCAAGCCCAGGTTGGTAAATATGATTAACGAAATTCAACAAAATGAATTGGCCACAAGAAACCaccaaacaacacaatgtaaaatacacatttgtttcaTTCAGACTGTTTCAATCATTCTTGATTTAGCCCCCCTtcccacttttctttttcttcagctgtcaaaaagaaaatgaagctTATTCCTCTTGACTAGCAGAGATTCTTAGTTTTCTCCTGGGGTATTTTTTTTGGATCGACAAAAGATGCATGGAGCGAGCGAGTCAGGTGAAATGAACCAAAAACGTATTCACAAATAAATTGGATTTGATATTCACGCCCACATACGCCCACAAGTGGATATCAATGCAAATGCTCCAATCTGTTTGCGCAGCAGTAGGCTTCAAATGAAGGGCCATCCTGAACCAATTTGTACATAATGTACATTAAAGCCTGAATCAATATAAGATGGCTCCTCCTCCCTGCATCATCGCTCCTTTATGCCATGCATTACTCCACTTCTTATCCCGCCATTACTGTCTTCGAGCTGTTTTAGAATTGATCTGAATTTTTCATACAGTAGTGTCCCTGGCTTGGCTTGTTATTGGCAAATTCTTGGGAGGAAAAGTGGGATGATCCCCTGAAATTAGAGCTACAAAAACAGCCGGGTCACACTATACAGAGTCTGGAAACATCCAAAGCTTTTAAAAATCGTCCCTCTGCCCTACAATGCCTCTAGACACATCTTCATCATATGTAAGGTTTAGAAAGGGGGAAGGGGAGGTTGTGTTCAGGGCTTTTCCAGTGGGGATACCCATACTACCCCAGCCACACCCAGCTTTCTTTGTCATGTGTCTGATTAGAGTGTGAAGCCAGgagtgtgtatgcatgcttAATACTGATTTATTGCTTGTATAATtaacatttctgctttttcttcaaacaaacagtgtctcctccttctcccctgACATCTCTCTTGCATGTCAGGGTTAGGAATACAGCACTCACAAGAGAGGCCCAGACACACCAAAGATGCAATCACACACATCTCACCCCTCTGCCCAAACACCCCTTCCTTTGCATTTCACCTCATGAATCATTTAGTGGTCAGGTTTGGGGGGGGACGGTCTGGTCATGGCTGCAATGAAATCCACAACCGGGCTACCCCGAAAAAGTCCCTTTCTAGCTTATATATCATCTTGTGGTGGGCTCTGTCAAATCAACCATTAAGCAGGAGGCACTCTGCAGTAAACAGCAGCCCCTCTGGGAGcagcgagagggagagagagaggcagaggagacAGGGAGGAAGGAAAAAGGAGATATGGACAATGAGATACATTTTGTTACTATGttacaaataacacaaactaCAGGCACTAAGCTATTTACATGGCAAGTAGAcccagagcaacattagcattattTGAACTCATGTTTCTGGCTACCCGATGAATTTAAATCTAAAATCCATCCTTGTTTAAGCTTGtttatatctgttttttttagccaaaTGCTCCACCATGTTCACCAGCTATAGTCGCCAGAAGGGTTGAACCCTGACCAGACAACCCTAGCTCAGCCTTGGTAGGTGGTGTGAAAGAGTTaacactgtgtctgtctgctgtttggtgttgaccaggtagtgtacagtggggtTATCAGAGCTTTTGTGATGAAAACAACTGCTGCTACTGGAAACCCAGCTGATAAGACTGGTAAGACTGAACCAAGAAATTTAAgttactgtaaaaccaaaataatgaggtaaaaaaTAGGCTAAAACACAGATTTGTCTGTGACAATTTTTTGTAGATTTGCCACCATCGACAAACTCTAATTTGGAGACTGTCCACCCCCGAAAAACACCCACGTAAGTAATTTGTTCACGCAGCAATTATGactcatatttacatttatagtggagccgccctctagtggccgtgGTAATTATGgcgggagcaaagcaggaagtaaagTGACGAACTATAAGAGCATCAAATGCCGTGTAAGAAAGCAGGTTGGGGAGGTGGATGGGTCACACAAACAATGGACTATGACCCAGagtttttgtgattaaaaataaaagttaacaatgagtttaaaaaaaaaaaaactaaccaacTGCCACCGTTTCACTATGTTAACGTGCTTAAAACCGCAACCATTTAgtggtttagatatgaggatgGAAAAATCTCCTCCATGGCTCTTATTAGAGTGTAAGAATAAACAACCTATCATCATATGGTTTGGAGGATTTGTCGGTTATTAGTCAGCCAATATTTTTCAAAGCCCTTCACCTCAGAACTCTCATTTGTTGCAGTCAGTGGTACTTAACTGGAAAAATCCTGAAAGCTTGTATCCCTGTGTTGTATAAtatcaaacacatttctttagtCTTTTCCCAGTGTGGCCctccaacagacacacacacagagctgttgTGTCCCATGATGTACTTCTCAAAATGTCTGTGGAGAACAATGGCAGTGGGTGGGTGCCACAGCAGGTGGGCCTGCTGGCTTTTGTACTTAGTCCAGTGTTTATGACTTCACTTGAATAGTAAGttatgctgtgtttttgtattaatcCCAAAAGTAATTTTTGGCTGctaaatgcattgttttaaagATCAGATGATGCACTACAGCATCCAATTCAGTGGGAGCTGAAGTTCCAcaatctttctgtcttttgtttggcCTGCAGCTCGTACACTCACAAAGCCCTGGATTGGCTGTGCAAACACTGAATAATGTAGCATTGCTGGAGCGGTTAGATGTGAAAAATCAGTGTGAGATTAGTGAGAAGAAACATATTCATCTCATTTTTATtctcctccctgtctctctcacttacctctaaaggaaggaaaaagacaCCCTGTTACTCTTTCCCCCCTGCAGGCATCCACTGTTGCACCCCCTTCCACATCATTCACCCTCACTTCTCTAAAGATGCCTGAAAGAGATGAGCGTTAATGAATGGAGAACATTCGAGAGTTGAAAGAGAAGCTTGTCATGTTCAGGCTTCATTGGTTATGTGCTCATGAGAGTCAAATTTACACACTGATCCAAATCTTTTGGTTAGGTTAGCTTACATCTTTCCTTTTAATGAACGCAATACGAGTGGGTGTGCagtgcgtgtgggtgtgtgtttgtgtttgagtgtgattgtgtgtactAGTGGTGGGGAATGCTTTAAAATGTCGTTGAAAGATTGGAGAAGACTGTATAATACAGGGGCAACAGTATGACACAACTCTAGAAATCCCAAGTTCTATGGACAATGAAACTCAAGTGTTTGAAGAAAACGTTTTTGGAGAACTTAAAGAAGCTGAGAAGTCCATTTTCTCCAGGACCAAGCTTAACAGAAACATTGATGTTGTCTCAACATCTTATGTTCATTCTGAAAACTTGTTTCTTGTTTAAACATTCTTGTATCACCTTTGGAAAATTGCATCTTCTCGGTTCTTAAAAACTTCTCACAATTGCAAACGATCACATTCAGAGATCCTAGAGATTGCTTTGTCCCGACTCACATTCACACCAAAGGGTAAGCGTTCACTTTGAGTGGCAGATGCACAAAGCAGGCATAGGCTTACCGTCTTttcacacatattcaaaacAAAAGGTAATGACTGTCACCGAGCAACACATAACTCTGTGGGAATATTCCGCGATGTGAGTCTGTAAAGGAGAGAGGTGTGAGTGGGAAACATAGGGAGGTGAAAAAAACAGCCAGGCTCTTCATTCACAACTGTGAGCGACATCCTGCGCTTCCTGGCTTACAGCTTCTGCATCTCACTGTAGAGAAATGGGCTCTGCCTGTGTCTCGCACAATTTacccttttttcctcttcccttcTGTTGGAGGACTCCCCTCCTACACATCTCTTACCAGCAGGGATTCTTTGTTGCAGTGATTGACATATTGCTGAAATACAGCCACAGAATGGATGTGAAATGTACTGTGCAGTAACGTCCTCCAAGCCAGTATTCTTTTTTGGGATTAACTTACTCGCTGATTGATCAATCAATACTTAAGACCAGCATTGTAATCAGACAAATTACAAAATCTAAAAAGAGGAGTGGAATTCTCCTCTGCTGCCATTAAAGATGGAGCAGAGTTTTTTGGATTCTGCATTGTATTAATAAAAAGTTGAAATTGTCTTAAAACTAACCTAGCTTTGGTTGAAAAGTGGCTTATGTACCGGGCGCGCTATTTGcaggtttaacacgatgacgatagagaagcgaccaagctgcttcttgtttacattcaacatagcggccaccgaaCGCCACCAAAA
The window above is part of the Etheostoma cragini isolate CJK2018 chromosome 12, CSU_Ecrag_1.0, whole genome shotgun sequence genome. Proteins encoded here:
- the adcyap1b gene encoding adenylate cyclase activating polypeptide 1b isoform X1 encodes the protein MASSSKATLILLVYGILMHYSVFCTPIGLSYPKIRLENDAFDEDGNSLSDMGFDSDQIAIRSPPSLNDDAYTLYYPPEKRTERHAEEELDRALREILGQLTARHYLHSLMTIRAGEENSMEEESEPLSKRHSDGIFTDSYSRYRKQMAVQKYLAAVLGRRYRQRVRNKGRRLAYL
- the adcyap1b gene encoding adenylate cyclase activating polypeptide 1b isoform X2; its protein translation is MASSSKATLILLVYGILMHYSVFCTPIGLSYPKIRLENDAFDEDGNSLSDMGFDSDQIAIRSPPSLNDDAYTLYYPPEKSEENSMEEESEPLSKRHSDGIFTDSYSRYRKQMAVQKYLAAVLGRRYRQRVRNKGRRLAYL